In the Rosa rugosa unplaced genomic scaffold, drRosRugo1.1 SCAFFOLD_209, whole genome shotgun sequence genome, ACGTACGAACATTCTATCGCCGTTTTCTTTAATATAAATTGAGCTTTACTAGTACTAATGTTTTACAAAAGGTGTCTGAACCGCATGTCTCACCTATATTAAATTTCTGGCTCCGTCACTGTTTGTAATGCAGGACGTTGGAAGGGACCAACACCACAAGGAGGCATCTTGGGCATAAGTACAAAGGCCCATGCACGGCCACAAACCCTATTGACCGGTGCTGGAGGTGCAATAGAGAATGGTCCAAGAACCGGAAGCAGCTCGCCGGTTGCGTGAAAGGGTTCGGGCACAGGACCCGCGGAGGAAAGCGCGGTCCCATCTACGTCATCACCGATTCCTCCGACGACGACATGGCAAATCCCAAGCCAGGAACTCTCCGCCACGCCGTGATCCAAACTGGCCCACTTTGGATCATCTTCAAACACAGCATGACCATCAAGTTGAATAAGGAGCTACTTGTGACCAGCCACAAGACCATCGACGGCCGTGGCGCCAACGTTCACATCGCCCACGGTGCCGGAATCACCCTGCAGTTCATCCAGAATGTGATAATCCACGGCCTTCACATCCACGACATTGTGTCGGTCGGAGGTGGCCTGATCAGAGACTCATTGGACCACATTGGACTTAGGACCCAAAGTGATGGAGATGGTATCTCCGTCTTTGGATCCTCTCACATCTGGCTCGACCATCTCTCCATGTGGAACTGCTACGATGGGCTCATCGACGTCATCCAGGGATCCACCGCCGTTACCATCTCCAACTGCCACTTCACTCACCATAACGACGTACGTAATTTAATATTCCCTCGACTTCGTCttttttttataactttttTAGTGTCGACTGCTTTGGCTTATGTCTAAAATTAACGTACGTATGCATGCATGCAGGTGATGCTTTTCGGAGCAAGCGATATATTTGAAGGCGACAAGATCATGCAAATCACGGTGGCGTTCAACCACTTCGGGAAGGGCTTGATCCAGAGAATGCCAAGGTGCAGACACGGCTTCTTCCACGTTGTGAACAACGACTACACCCACTGGCTCATGTACGCCATCGGAGGCAGCTCACACCCAACCATCATCAGCCAGGGCAACCGCTACGTCGCCCCACCAAACCCTGCAGCAAAGGAGATCACAAACAGGAACTACGCAACCGAGGATGTGTGGATGACATGGCAATGGAGATCGGAAGGTGATATAATGGAGAACGGAGCCTACTTCCGCGAATCTGGAGTGCCGAGAACGGGCGGAGAGTTCAGCCGCCATGACATGATGAAGGCAAAGCCAGGCACATTTGTGAGGAGGCTCACACGCTTTGCGGGTACTCTTGGATGCAAGGTTGGTAAGGAATGTTAACAATATAGTATGGGGACTGCAGGCTGCTGTAAAGGGATGTGTCTACAGTCTTGCAGTACCCCTAAATTAGTTGAAGAGTTGCCAAAATGGGGGTTGTGATGTTTGCAACGCACTCCCGCCCCTTGAAAGGTTTATGTTCTCTTCTCTGTGATTATAAATTGAATTATTCAATGTCGATATTAAGTTGTACTATTACTAATATATATGTTCATCTTTTACTATTAACGTACATTGCAACTAATACAATATGACTTGAACCCGCACAAGGTAATGGCGGAGGGAATCCAATTCCCCATTATCTAAACTAAAATAAACAATCAGTACATGTCTTGAAATATGagtttgaatattttttttatttttttttcaatgaaagaaagagaagaattcGGCTAAAAGTAAAAGGAAAGAAATGGATATAGCAGTGGCTATAGCAGAAACTATTAAGAAAATAGTATAAAGGATCTAATTTATGATGTTTTATAGGTTGTTATATGTTACAGAGTTGAAAAGTTTAGGGTTTTGCCTAGCCACAAAACTAAGCGAGAatttgataaaaaagaaaagggttTTTGTTCTCAAATCCTCTCTATTTGTTCTAGATTCCACTAGTGATGGCTATTGATCAAGAATCAGTCTGGGAATTCCAAATCAAAGTGTTTCGGCAGTCCAAATTCCGGCAGAGTGAAGAGCATGGTGGAAATGAGTTTTCAGGACCGGAGACGGCATGGGTTGTGGTGCACCAATGACAGTGAAGAGCATGGTGGAGACGCTTTGCTTCTGGTTGGGATATCAAAGTAACGCCTGTATAGGCGGAACTTGGAGATGGAGCGTCTCTTAAACAAAAGCCCTCTGGATCCCTCCCAAAATCCCAGTTTTTGAAACCCCTATCTCAAAATTTGCCAAACAAGGCATTTTAGGCGTGGGATTTTGATGTCCCACCAAATTGAGGGAGATCCAAACACTGGCTTAGCAATTGCTGTCTTCAAGCACTAAAACTAGATTTATAAGCAAACTAGTGTAAATCGAAACATGGTATGTTCATAATACAAGAGGTAAACAAAAATCTACCATACACGTTAAGTATACCACTTGAACAAAATATAGCTGGCTGATTTGATTCTACTTCAAATCTATTCGCTGTCAGATTCATTCCCTGAATCCACATTCATGGGTTGGGGGGTGTTACTCTTGTTGTAGCCACTAATTTCATCCTTGTAGCGTAATTTATCTTGACGGGCCTTTGCTTCATATGGTTCTTTCTCCTCCGCTGCAAGGTGGACAGTAAATGTTATAATCAGCAGAACTCATCAagtttaaacaacaattaatcaTATATACCTGACATCTTATTCCACTTGTCCCCAAGCACTCTTCCCACATCCGTAAATGCAATCCCGGGGTTGGTTTTCTTCACATTCTGTGGTCAATGCAAGTAAAGATAAGCAAACTATCAAGTATTAATAGAGATAAATCAATCCACTTTAGTGTTGGTTACGGCAAAATAGGGTGGGTGGCAGATGGTGTAAAATCACATCAACAGAAAACCCGAACCATTTACAAAAGCATCTtgccaaaccaaaccaaacccacCTCTCTCTCCATCTGTGAGAAGAACATAAAAGCAGCCATCGCTCTTTTTGGTGCATTTGgatccttcttctttttctgttttttcttctttggacCATCTTCATCGACCTCTTTGGATTTTTTCTTGGAAGATGGCACCTTTGAAGTTGAAGGTTCTTTTCTGGGCTCCTTTTTAGCAGGCTTCTAAAATTGGCAGTTCATGCAATGTGAGAATAGATTGTATGATAACAATAAGCAAATTCACATGTGATAAAAATCACTTGCCTCTTTCTCGCCTCCACTTTCACTAGCATCAGAATCTTCGCCCCCAGAATCATCAGTTGGAGAACCTCCATCATCCTTCTCAATAACAAAATCTTCATCCTGCCAAGTTCATCATGTTTAACAAGCTTGGACTGAATTATCACGACATTCAAAAATAGCATGGAAACGACACCAGATTGACAGGTGGACAAAAGGGTACTTGCAAACatgcacaaaaaaaaataaaataaataaataacactAAGACTAATGACACCCAGAGTAAAATCACCCAGGGATAACAGTCATGAAAATACAAAATACGCAAAACTTTCTTGATAAACATACACAAGCTGGTTCTAATGCATATTTTTGTGTAAAACTATAGAAAGCACTTTTACACTTGCAAGAGTTGAAAACAAGTGTCTTACAGTAAAAGTTCAAGCATTTTACAATTTAATTCTGTAAAGTTAAACCCAAACGGCAATATTAGCGCATCCAATCCAAAGAgaagaattaaaagaaaataatataagAAAAAAGCTTCAACTCTTCATCACTATCATCCAATGATTCCAATCCACAGAGAagatttaaaagaaaataatttttttttttttggacgtgtaaaagaaaataaattaagatAAGAAAAAACTTTACCTCTTCATCACTATCTTCCTCACCAGCTTCATTCTTTACGCGAACAAGATGTGGGTCAACAACAGCATCATCATCTGCCTCTTCAAGAAGAGGAGACACACCATCTGTTACTTGAGCATCTCCTAAGTTCATGATTTTGATACCCTTTAAACTGAAGGAGAGGCAAAATGTTTAAAGATTTGTATACCAACAATGCAATGAGGTGCTAAGGAAAAATAATTTTGGTACTCATACCAACCTGATGAAGTCAAAAAGAGTGTGATATTCATTCCTCTGAATGTTTCTAAACAGATGTTCTTGCTCACTTTTAAGTCTGATAAGAAGATCAAAATAATGCATATTTGAGCCTCCAGCACCATGCCTCTCAAATTCCACATAGTCAATCTAGTAACAAACAATAATAAGAAAAAAAGGTGAGGTTCCAAGTAATATTAACCAGGATTCTTGACAAAAAGCAATATATTGGATGGAAATTCTTACCACATCATGAGTAATAAGGGTAGGAGGTTTAGGTAGGAAAAAGAAGCTCTTTTCCAGAGGATATAGAACTCCGTCTTCAGCTTTCAGTGAAGACTTCACAGCATAACCATCTTGACAGCTGCGAAACTTCCCTGGTTTAGTAATTTTGGCACCAGACAATCCATGCAGTATTTTGGTGAACACATCATGAATTAGTCCCTGTTATTGAAAGCAAAAGTTATTCATTGTAGCTCATGTCATCTAGCGCTCTCACTACTAAACAAATGAAACAACTGTCTATTGCATTGCAATCTTTGGGGACAGGTATGAACTATTACCTTATAAGTTGGTTCTAACTTGTCTTTGTACTTGCCGTTTAAAAGGTCATCGCTTATTGCCAGTTCACTTTCAACTACATATTCAGTTTCAAACTTCACAAGATAGAGGAATAAGTCAATGAAAAGAAACAATAATCAGCATTGTTATTTGATAGGAAGAAAGCAACTATGGAAATTAGGATTGTCAAGGAAATGAAACAAACAATACCTGCAAAACAATGTGTGGATACAGTGTTTGTCCTTTACGGATAGGCGGATCAAGAGTAACAACAACAAAGGTATGTGGCTGGTTAGACTGCACAAACAAAGAAGAAGCGCTTATGAAATCTCATCAAGGCCATATGTTCTACGAATGAAATGATTGTCATGTTGATAGTCCTTTCAGCCATTGAAAAAAGAACTAACTAAAGTGCATGAAATAATGTCATTTACATAGACAAGTATGTAGGCAAAGCCATCAGGAagaagaaacatgtgaagaacTAAATATTAGTGCCCAAGATATGAATAAACCTTAGGAAGGAGAAAGAGGCGAACAACACTGCTGTACTGAATTTTGAAATCATTAGCCTGCCCTTGCAACCGCAAGAATGAAAGATGAAGTTCAACATTGTAGCGACCCCTACGTTAGGCAAGTAGTTATATTAGTGTGACAccataaatggaaagaaatggaaGCACCAGGACTTAGAACTATAATATAATAAATGCAGATGGTGCATGTTCTTGCCCAATGGTGCTGCAAGTGCAGTATCTCTAATATTCTCATTCACATCTTAACTTGGTGTGAGGACTGCAACTTAAAACTATAATATAATAAATGCAGATGGTGCATGTTCTTGCCCAATGGTGCTGCAAGTGCAGTATCTCTAATATTCTCATTCACATCTTACCTTGGTGTGAGGACTGCAATACTCTCAAATGTGACAACCGCATCTTCACCTCCAGCACCAACATCTGCCATCGACATGATTTTGTCACGAAATACCTACAAAGATTGATTGAGAATTTATAAGTAAATCAATCACAAGATCAATAACAACAACGTACAACATTCTATCAAGTGACAAGAAAAACACTAACCTGAGCAGGAGGACGATTCTCATCACCCATAAATTGAGTGTTGGAGTTGGGAATGTGAAAAGTTACTTCCATCAAAGAATCTTTCTGTGACCATAGAATAAACATTAGGAAAAAAAGATATAAGCCAGTAGTGATATGAACGTACTAGTTACTGAATAGTAATTAAGAAATATAAATTATGCAAAGCTGCGCTTTTATTTACTTCTTATTATCTGTAATGACATGAATATaaacgatatatatatatatatatatatatatatagagagagagagagagaacctcgTTTGCTCCAGTGGTGTCATCCACATGAAACTCTAAGGTGACGTCGTTTTTCCCCTGAAGCTGTGTTTGTGAGACATCAGCCAAAGATACCTCAAATCCTTGCTTGGAGTCAACCAAGAAAGACAGCATATTATCTGCAAATAGCCATAGAAGACGTGGAAATTACTCAAAGTGACATGTTGGCAGCCTATGGCCTTTTAGAAACCAGTCGTGCAATCAAGGGAGTCATACTGGAAGAAAGACAATTAATACTTCAAAATAGAACTTCACAAAACCATTCAACAGAATAACAAATGGGTGCAAAAGGTGTTTTTAATAAAGAAGACATATGATAAGCTGGAAAAAATATAAGTaaatagaaaatgaaaagaacatTGCAGTGAAGCTTCTACAAAGCTGAAAGGAAATTCCCAACTTTAACACAATGAGTCCACATGCCAAAAACCATAGAAAAAATTTACAAGAAACGTGTGACTCAGAGCCAAGGAGTGCAAGAAAGATCAAATATGTGGGAAGATTAGTTGCATTGGGCAACTTGAATAGAAGAGAATATCACTAACCGCTTAAATCAACTTCTCCCCAGTTACGCCCACTGACAGAAAGCTTCTTCTCCTCTGCTACTATTCCAAAAGTAGTTTGGAAATAATTGGTTAAACTAGTGACATCCTACAGCAAAATCAtagaaaaacagagaaagatTAGCACGTTGTTTGCGTTCCTGcacaactttttcttttcttttcttttcaatataATGCATGAGCTCATTTTTATCCCATCAAAAGGGCCACTAACATGCATCAGATGCATGGAACCAGACACTTGGTTTGACCATTAGTAAGTGAGGGACAAGTTTTTTTGTGCTTAGTTTGACATCTTACGGAGAACTATCTTTACAGATATTAAACAAAAACATAGAGAAGTATAAGTGAGGAAGTTTTTGCAAATGCTCAATCCAGTCATAAAACTTCATCCACTAAATGTAAATGTACAACACAAAGGGGTGGATTGAACACTAACCTGGTCTCGAAATCCAATGAATTTATAGTACAACCCATCTTTAATCCGAACACCAAGTTGATTTGTCTTTGGGACCTTCATCCATGTCACTCCAACAATGTTCGCCTTATCAACCTCAATTGCTTTCCCACCTCCTTGTTTCTTCCAAAAAATCCCTCCTAGATGTATTTTTAGCTGCCCCGGATTCTGTTTCATATATCACAAACTAAGAATGTTACAACAGTCAAACTCACAGATTTCCACTTCCTCACCTACTATATGCCCCTAGCTCATCAACAAAAACAAATCTGTTTTACCAATTGAAATACATAGCTTTCAATAATCTAGGAAGACAACTCGAGGTGGTTCAAACCTTTTATGACCATTTCTCAGAAACAAAGGCATAGAATTTGAGAACTCCATCAATACTTATGAACCTCCACAAAATGCAACAACTTgcagtttcttttcttttctaaaacACAGACTAATATATTTATCTCTAGTAATCAAAACTTAAATAAAGCaaagaactaaaaaaaaaaaaaaaaaaaaaaagaagttaaatACATACAgaaaatatcatatttgaagTAGGGTTTCAATTTTATGATGAACAAAGAGAATGGAATGGGTCTTATCTTTCAAATTCACCATGTCCAAATTCACAATCCGAAAAAGCATAAATCTAAATATAAAGTCCGAAACCTatctaatccaataaaatcAGGGTTCCAAAAGAGCGAGACAAGGAGGAAAACGCAATCTTGTTCCCCCGATTCCCTATCCCAAACCCTAGGATTCCACCCGggcaaaaataataataataattcaacTAAAAACTTTATCCGCAGACAA is a window encoding:
- the LOC133724263 gene encoding FACT complex subunit SSRP1 isoform X1, yielding MTEGHLFNNISLGGRGGTNPGQLKIHLGGIFWKKQGGGKAIEVDKANIVGVTWMKVPKTNQLGVRIKDGLYYKFIGFRDQDVTSLTNYFQTTFGIVAEEKKLSVSGRNWGEVDLSDNMLSFLVDSKQGFEVSLADVSQTQLQGKNDVTLEFHVDDTTGANEKDSLMEVTFHIPNSNTQFMGDENRPPAQVFRDKIMSMADVGAGGEDAVVTFESIAVLTPRGRYNVELHLSFLRLQGQANDFKIQYSSVVRLFLLPKSNQPHTFVVVTLDPPIRKGQTLYPHIVLQFETEYVVESELAISDDLLNGKYKDKLEPTYKGLIHDVFTKILHGLSGAKITKPGKFRSCQDGYAVKSSLKAEDGVLYPLEKSFFFLPKPPTLITHDVIDYVEFERHGAGGSNMHYFDLLIRLKSEQEHLFRNIQRNEYHTLFDFISLKGIKIMNLGDAQVTDGVSPLLEEADDDAVVDPHLVRVKNEAGEEDSDEEDEDFVIEKDDGGSPTDDSGGEDSDASESGGEKEKPAKKEPRKEPSTSKVPSSKKKSKEVDEDGPKKKKQKKKKDPNAPKRAMAAFMFFSQMERENVKKTNPGIAFTDVGRVLGDKWNKMSAEEKEPYEAKARQDKLRYKDEISGYNKSNTPQPMNVDSGNESDSE
- the LOC133724265 gene encoding pectate lyase-like — translated: MASMKVSLVLFMCSFCVILPCLKAGADSDNSTIAVFDPVLKERAHQAEVAALQAYQPNPEAVADDLLQDVETTLEGTNTTRRHLGHKYKGPCTATNPIDRCWRCNREWSKNRKQLAGCVKGFGHRTRGGKRGPIYVITDSSDDDMANPKPGTLRHAVIQTGPLWIIFKHSMTIKLNKELLVTSHKTIDGRGANVHIAHGAGITLQFIQNVIIHGLHIHDIVSVGGGLIRDSLDHIGLRTQSDGDGISVFGSSHIWLDHLSMWNCYDGLIDVIQGSTAVTISNCHFTHHNDVMLFGASDIFEGDKIMQITVAFNHFGKGLIQRMPRCRHGFFHVVNNDYTHWLMYAIGGSSHPTIISQGNRYVAPPNPAAKEITNRNYATEDVWMTWQWRSEGDIMENGAYFRESGVPRTGGEFSRHDMMKAKPGTFVRRLTRFAGTLGCKVGKEC
- the LOC133724263 gene encoding FACT complex subunit SSRP1 isoform X2, producing the protein MTEGHLFNNISLGGRGGTNPGQLKIHLGGIFWKKQGGGKAIEVDKANIVGVTWMKVPKTNQLGVRIKDGLYYKFIGFRDQDVTSLTNYFQTTFGIVAEEKKLSVSGRNWGEVDLSDNMLSFLVDSKQGFEVSLADVSQTQLQGKNDVTLEFHVDDTTGANEKDSLMEVTFHIPNSNTQFMGDENRPPAQVFRDKIMSMADVGAGGEDAVVTFESIAVLTPRGRYNVELHLSFLRLQGQANDFKIQYSSVVRLFLLPKSNQPHTFVVVTLDPPIRKGQTLYPHIVLQFETEYVVESELAISDDLLNGKYKDKLEPTYKGLIHDVFTKILHGLSGAKITKPGKFRSCQDGYAVKSSLKAEDGVLYPLEKSFFFLPKPPTLITHDVIDYVEFERHGAGGSNMHYFDLLIRLKSEQEHLFRNIQRNEYHTLFDFISLKGIKIMNLGDAQVTDGVSPLLEEADDDAVVDPHLVRVKNEAGEEDSDEEDEDFVIEKDDGGSPTDDSGGEDSDASESGGEKEPAKKEPRKEPSTSKVPSSKKKSKEVDEDGPKKKKQKKKKDPNAPKRAMAAFMFFSQMERENVKKTNPGIAFTDVGRVLGDKWNKMSAEEKEPYEAKARQDKLRYKDEISGYNKSNTPQPMNVDSGNESDSE